Genomic segment of Mucilaginibacter sabulilitoris:
TGCTTTTCAGGATATTTTGCCAATATTTCACGTTCCTGTTCGCCGGTAGCCTTAACACAGGCCATATAAGCTCCATCCGCATTTACGGTTCCAACGCGCCCCTTAAAGTCTGGATCAAAAGCGTAAATAAATCTGGTTTTGTGGGTGTTAACATTTACCGCAAATATGCTGTCGCCGCTTTGGTAAAATGCCTCACGGGTTTTGGCGCAAACCATTTCACCTGATACCTTTGTACGGTCGGTTAACTGCTTTATTTTCTGTGTTTTTAGATTAACCGTAAATAGTTGCATTCCTTTATCTGTTTTGCCGTAAAATACCATCAGATCGCCCTCGTTCTTTTTCTGAGGAACAAAAGGTGTATTATTGAAATAGAAACTGCCATTGTCATTTTCGCGATTTACCAGGCGAATCACCCTATGACCAGTTTCATTGTCAATCCACTGAGCAGGCATGGGTTTAGTACCGCCAGTCTCTATTGTTTCCTGGGCCTTTGCATTAAACAGGCCTGCCTGTAAAAGAGCGAGCGCCAATACGGCCAGTTTTTTGTTCATTATCATTTTATTAAGGTATTAATTGGTTGTGGTTGTATTTATATCAATTAGTTTCCATCGGGTTTAATTGTGCTGTTTTTGGGGCTGGCGGGTAAGCTAAATTTTTCAGGCGAATCCGGATGCGATGGATCAAAAGGCGGCCCATCAATAATATAGTGCGCAATACCCAAATGATTACTTTTAATGCCTTCTATAACGCATTTTGCAAGTTCATAGGCCCCATAAGTATTAAAGTGCGTATTGTCAGCCAGATCCTTTGGCTGGTTTGGAAAAGAGTTTGCCGGATACCAAACAAAAGCTTTTTTGGAACCCTCATTACCCAATGCCTCATAAAACTTAGCAGTCATCGCGTTAAGGTCTATGAGAGGCACACTTAATTCTGTCGCAACTTTTCTTGCAGCATCCGGGTAATCGCCGAGGGTGTTTACTACTTTGTCACTGTCGTTAAAAGCGCGGCGACTGGTAGAGGTTACAATTACGGGAATAGCTTTTTTCTCCCGTGTTTTATTTACAAACAGCTTAAAACGATCTGTGTATGATTTATAAGCGCCATCCTCCGGCCCTTTTTCTTTCTGATCATTATGCCCGAACTCTATAAAAAGATAATCGCCCGGCCCAATTATACTGAGTACTTTATCTAAACGATGGCTACTTAAAAAACTGCCAAGACTCAGTCCTGATTCGGCATGATCGGCAATAGCTACGCCCGGTTTGAAAAAGCGGGTGATCATTTGTCCCCATGAACACCAGGGCTCATCATCCTGATCAACTACAGTTGAATTTCCGGCGAGGTAAACGGTCACCTGATTATCTACTTTTTCTATCTCCAAGGCATCAACACAAGGTTTTGAGCCATTAAATTCAAGACTCAACTTATCATCCCAATCGTACTTTCCTAATTCCCGGGGTTTAAGTGACACTTTGCCGCCCGTACTGATAGAAGGCTTACGAATGTTTACAATAAAGCTCAGTTTTTTTACTTCATTTTTGGTTTTTATCTTTTCCAGCATTAATCTCCGTGATTCGGCCCGTACAGTGATATTACCGATACCATTAATGTCTCCAACCGTTAGCGTAACTTTATAATTACCCTCCGGCACATTTACTGAAAAATAAAAAGGCTTATTGCTGGTCACATACTCACCTGTAATTTTTTTTCTGTCGTCGCGGGTTACCGCTATTACTTTAGCGCCAAAATCAAACCCATAACCTTTAGCATCATTAAAAACATCATTGGGACCGGCTTTTTTATAACCGGGTGCAGCTTTTTTACTGCCAAAATCAAACTTAAAACTGGTTTTCTCTTCCTGCGCAAAAAGTGATATCGGCGAAACAAACCACAATAAGATACAAAAAAAGCACAGCAAGATCTTGTAAGGCAGCTTGATCATCACATATAATAGTTTATTTGGTTATTGGCCAGCCAATATGTACCGAGGTTTATAATAGATAAAGTTATATGATACTAATCC
This window contains:
- a CDS encoding rhamnogalacturonan acetylesterase, translating into MIKLPYKILLCFFCILLWFVSPISLFAQEEKTSFKFDFGSKKAAPGYKKAGPNDVFNDAKGYGFDFGAKVIAVTRDDRKKITGEYVTSNKPFYFSVNVPEGNYKVTLTVGDINGIGNITVRAESRRLMLEKIKTKNEVKKLSFIVNIRKPSISTGGKVSLKPRELGKYDWDDKLSLEFNGSKPCVDALEIEKVDNQVTVYLAGNSTVVDQDDEPWCSWGQMITRFFKPGVAIADHAESGLSLGSFLSSHRLDKVLSIIGPGDYLFIEFGHNDQKEKGPEDGAYKSYTDRFKLFVNKTREKKAIPVIVTSTSRRAFNDSDKVVNTLGDYPDAARKVATELSVPLIDLNAMTAKFYEALGNEGSKKAFVWYPANSFPNQPKDLADNTHFNTYGAYELAKCVIEGIKSNHLGIAHYIIDGPPFDPSHPDSPEKFSLPASPKNSTIKPDGN